The following are from one region of the Nymphaea colorata isolate Beijing-Zhang1983 chromosome 7, ASM883128v2, whole genome shotgun sequence genome:
- the LOC116257282 gene encoding uncharacterized protein LOC116257282 has product MGSIKKAVNPVSTNTSTYREIGRKERMSLTYGSLVDPPALLLNGCGRSHRVTPESLLKRMKPAAMAFERTATIRNENKDDREKRKEDGAVGGRAAFPLPARVSTALIARSAIAVVALGFIDAGYSGDWSRIGVISRETEEVLRQAAYFVVPLCLYLIFKFSVEEETPSKNN; this is encoded by the exons ATGGGGTCCATAAAGAAAGCTGTAAACCCAGTGTCAACAAACACATCCACATATCGAGAGATAGGGAGGAAGGAGAGGATGTCGCTGACTTACGGGTCCTTGGTGGATCCTCCGGCGCTCCTACTGAATGGCTGTGGAAGGAGCCACAGAGTCACTCCTGAGTCTTTGTTGAAGAGAATGAAACCTGCGGCCATGGCATTCGAACGCACGGCCACCATCCGGAACGAGAACAAGGATGACcgggaaaagagaaaggaggacGGCGCGGTCGGCGGCCGTGCAGCTTTCCCTTTGCCTGCGCGAGTTTCGACGGCTCTGATTGCTCGATCGGCCATTGCTGTGGTCGCCTTGGGATTCATCGATGCCGg GTACAGTGGCGATTGGTCAAGGATTGGAGTTATCTCTAGAGAGACTGAGGAAGTGCTCAGGCAGGCCGCTTATTTTGTGGTACCACTATGTCTATACcttattttcaaattctctGTAGAAGAAGAGACTCCATCGAAGAACAACTAA